A stretch of DNA from Lysinibacillus sp. B2A1:
AAAATCTTCAATTACTGGCTTTATGTTGTGGAGAGCTATACAGATATTTGTTGGAATTCTCGTGAACTAATGACAATTGCACCTGATACTCATATTTTGAAGGCTACCGTTAAATTAGGATTATGTTCAGAGAAGGTATTAAAAGGTGGAACTGATGATAGAGAAATTGTAGCTAACGCTTGGGAAAGGGCGCTCAAAGGAACGGGAATAGTACCGATTGATGTGCACACACCATTATGGCTATGGTCTCGGGCTGGATTTCCTGCGTTAGTAGATTCTTAAAGATGTGGAGTTGTTAAAAGGACAATACATATTAGTTGTATCATATATATTGTCCTCTTAAATATGTTCTTGAAATGCCTGATTTTCTGGGGATCAATGAATTTACTGTTGTTCCTTATGGAAAGATTTAAGCTTTTCGTAGATTCCTGCCATTCGTTTTTCTTCACCAGCGATAACAGGCGTATAAAATTCAATTCCAACAAGCTCGTCAGGTAAATACTGCTGATCAACCCAGCCACCGAATGTACCAATTGGGGTGTTATGTGGGTATTGATAGCCGACATGTCCTAAATCTTTTGCCCCCTCGTAATGAGCATCACGTAAATGATGTGGAATATCGCCTGTTTTTCCTTCGTGGATGCTAGCAATAGCAGCATCAATAGCTGCAATAGCGGAATTGGATTTAGATGCTAGGCACATTTCAATCACAGCACTAGCAAGGGGAATACGAGCCTCCGGTAAACCTAAACGCTCTGCTGCTTGAACGGCAGCGAGCATATGTGCGCCAACATCTGGCTGTGCTAGTCCTATATCCTCGTAAGCCATGACAAGTAAACGTCTGCTGACAGCGACTAGATCACCAGTTTCTAGTAAATGTGCTAAATAATATAGTGCAGCATTGGTATCACTGCCACGCACAGATTTTTGTAATGCAGATAGCAAATTGTAAAAGTGGGACCCATTTTTGTCACCGTAAACACCAATTCTTCCAATAAGATGTTTGATAATATGATCTGCCGCAATGGTTTGACCGTCTATCTCATCACTTGCATAATAAATGGATTCAAGTAAAGTTAGTGCCTTGCGTGCATCTCCGTTAGCGGCACCAGCAATTTGTTCAATCTGTCCATCTGTTAAGATGAAATGCTGTTTGCCTAATCCACGTTTTTCATCAGCAAGTGCCTTTTTCACAAGCTCCATAAGATTTTCCTGCGTTAGCCGTTTTAGTTGATAAATCTCCCCACAGCGGGAGCGAATCGCTGGATTGACATCGTGATATGGATTCTCAGTAGTGGCCCCAATGAGAACAATCGAGCCATTTTCAACATGTGGCAGCAAAGTATCCTGCTGTAATTTATTAAAGCGATGAATTTCATCCAAAAAAAGTAATACTTTCCCTGAGATTCTTGCTTCCTGTACAATATCCTCAACATCTTTTTTACCAGCACGTGTAGCATTTAGTGCAAAGAAGGGGAGTTTTGAGCTCCCTGCTATAGCATTCGCAATCGACGTTTTTCCAATACCAGGCTCACCGTATAAGAGCATAGACGGAACATGTCCATTTTGAATCATTTTATAAAGAGCGGTAGTAGGACCAATAAACTCTTGATGACCGACAATTTCATCAAGACTTAATGGTCGCATGCGGTAAGCAAGTGGTTCGTTATGCATTAAAAATACCCCCTTTAAACCTAATGTATATGAGCTGAAATAAAGCGTCAATGTATTTTGTCAATCTGAACTAATGCACAATTATTAGTATATCATAACCATTCAAGAGTATTTCCGAGTTCTTCAAGAGGAGATTATGATATACTGTTGGTAGTATTTTTGACTAGACTAATTGAGGGTGATAAAATGAAAATTTCAACTAAAGGCCGTTATGGGCTAACAATTATGATTGAATTAGCAAAGCATTATGGAGAAGGTCCTATACCGTTACGTAAAATTGCCGCAGAAAAGGAGTTATCTGAGGCCTATTTAGAGCAATTGGTTTCCCCGCTACGTAATTCAGGCTTAGTAAAGAGTGTACGTGGTGCCTATGGTGGTTATATGCTAGCGAATCCACCGAGTGAGATTTCCGCAGCAAATGTTATTAGTGTTTTAGAAGGTCCTATCCAGCCGGTTGAAGGAATTGAAAATGAGGAAGCACCTCAACGAGAGCTATGGCTTCGCATTCGCGATGCTGTGAAAAATGTGTTGGATACAACTACTATTGAAGATTTAGCACAATATACTGAGGAGAATGTAGTGGAAGGCTATATGTTCTATATTTAATTAAGTTTAGGCTAAAGCATCGTTATTCTTTTTTTGTAGGGATACGGATGCTTTAGCGCTTTTCGTACAAAGGAGTTTTCAACATGAAATCATATATTTATCTCGATCATGCGGCAACAGCACCTATGAATGACAAGGTCATCCATGCTATGACTGTTGCAATGCAGGATGTTTATGGAAATGCATCGAGTATTCATGGAGCAGGTCGAGAGGCACGGAAATATTTAGATGATGCACGTGAAGTATTAGCCAAGTCAATTGGTGCTCAGCCTGGAGAAATCATTTTAACAAGTGGTGGCACTGAGGCGGATAATACAGCAATACTGGGAACCGTGAATGCCCGAGCTAGTGAAGGGAAACACATTATTACTACACAAATTGAACATCATGCCGTGCTACACACATGTGAAAAGCTTGAGCGAGATGGCTTTGACGTAACCTATTTACCAGTTGATGAAAAGGGACGTGTTTCTGTAGAAGATGTGCGGAATGCATTACGAGAGGATACGATTTTAGTTACGATTATGTATGGGAATAATGAAGTCGGAACAATTCAACCGATTGCTGAAATTGGGGAGCTTTTACTAGAACATAAGGCCACTTTCCATACAGATGCAGTGCAGGCATACGGTTTAGAGACATTAAATGTTGCTGATTTACATGTGGATTTACTAAGTGTTTCTGCGCATAAAATTAACGGCCCTAAAGGGATTGGCTTCCTTTACCAAAAAACGGGAACGCAGCTAGCTAGCTATGCTCTTGGTGGTCAACAGGAGAAAAAACGTCGTGCAGGCACTGAGAATGTACCTGCAATTATTGGTTTTGCGACAGCTGTGCAAATTGCAAATGACTTGCGTGAAGAGAAACGAGCGCTGTACAATCGCTTTAAGCAAATTATGCTTGATATTTTTACACAAGAAAAGCTAACATACCACATCAATGGAGATGTAGAAAATACACTTCCACATCTTTTAAATGTAAGTTTCGCTGGTATGGAAGTAGAGTCCTTCCTTGTAAATCTTGATATGGCAGGTATTTGTGTGTCAAGTGGATCTGCTTGCACTGCGGGTTCCATTGACCCATCTCATGTTTTAGTGGCAATGTTTGGACAAGGAGCAGAGGAATTACGTAACTCCATTCGTTTTAGCTTTGGACAAGGTTTAACGGAAGAGAATGTACGATATGCTACTGAGAAAACAGCAGCAGTTGTGAAAAGACTTGCGAAAAAATAAAGTATATAGCGCTTAACTTGTTTTATCTTCATTCAGCAGAAGACTCCAGCCTCTACAGGTGGTGAGATGAATGCGGTATTGGTTCCTTTTAAGTGGGTGTCCAAACACCTACTGAATGAAGATAAGCCTCCGGCGGATGTCACGGATTTTCAAAGGAATGAATTATGCGGACATAATTCAAAATCCGGACGCAATTACGCCAAGGCGAAATTGATGGAAATTGAAGAAAAGAAAAGGTGACCACAATGAAAGAAACACGTGACCCCTCACAAATTCGTGTCGTTGTCGGCATGTCAGGTGGGGTAGATTCTTCGGTTGCAGCCTATTTGCTGAAACAACAGGGGTATGAGGTAATCGGGATATTTATGAAAAACTGGGATGACACAGACGAAAATGGCGTTTGTACAGCTACTGAGGATTATGATGATGTTATTAAAGTATGTAATCAAATAGGGATTCCGTACTATGCGGTCAACTTTGAAAAGCAATATTGGGATAAAGTTTTCACATACTTTTTAGAGGAATATAAAGCAGGACGCACACCAAACCCTGATGTAATGTGTAATAAGGAGATAAAGTTCAAAGCCTTTTTAGAGCATGCGATGGATTTAGGGGCTGATTATTTAGCAACAGGACATTATGCTAGAATCGATCGAAGCGGTGATGGAGAAGTAAAAATGCTTCGAGGAATAGATGCTAATAAGGATCAAACATATTTCCTAAACCAACTATCTCAGGAACAATTATCACATGTTATGTTTCCAATTGGTGATATTGAGAAAAAAGAGGTTCGAAAAATTGCAGAAGAAGCTGGTTTAGCGACAGCTAAGAAAAAGGATTCAACAGGAATCTGCTTTATTGGAGAACGTAATTTTAAAGAATTTTTAAGTCAATATTTACCAGCCCAACCTGGTAAGATGGAGACAATGGATGGCGTTGTCATGGGTCAGCATGACGGATTAATGTACTATACATTAGGTCAACGACATGGTCTTGGGATTGGTGGAGACGGAGAGCCTTGGTTTGTGCTTGGGAAAGATTTAGAGCGCAATGTATTACTTGTTGGACAGGGTTTTGATAACGAGTATTCATACTCTACATCATTAATTGCTGTGAAAATGAACTATACTTCGACAAAAAAATTGCCTGGGAAATTTTCATGCACAGCAAAATTCCGCTATCGTCAAACAGATACACCAGTAGAAGTTGAAATTTTAGAAGATGGCTGTGCGCAAATTACATTTGATGAACCAGTACGTGCAATTACACCTGGACAAGCTGTTGTTTTATATGATGGTGAAGAATGCTTAGGTGGTGGTACAATCGATGAGGTTTTTAAAGATAATGAAATATTAACATATGTTGGATAATTAGTGAAAAGACTGCTGTAGTTGCTTTATATGAGCAGTCTTTCACTATGTAGAGGTGAACGAATACTATGGATTTTAACGAACAGGGCATTTTAGCCTTTCAAGAAAAGCGCTATGAAGATGCTGCACAACTTTTTACACAAGCAATTGAAGCAGAACCACAAAATGCAATTGGCTATGTTAACTTTGGGAATCTTTTAGCAGTTTTAGAGGATACTGAGCGTGCAGAGAGATTCTTTCAAAAAGCCATCACTGTAGATGAAACAGCAGCAACTGCTTACTATGGCTTGGCTAATTTATACTATAATGTTGAACGCTATGCAGAAGCCGTAAAATTATATGAGCAAGCACTAAAGCATAAAATAGAAGGTGCAGATGTATATTATATGATGGGTA
This window harbors:
- a CDS encoding transcriptional regulator; the encoded protein is MKISTKGRYGLTIMIELAKHYGEGPIPLRKIAAEKELSEAYLEQLVSPLRNSGLVKSVRGAYGGYMLANPPSEISAANVISVLEGPIQPVEGIENEEAPQRELWLRIRDAVKNVLDTTTIEDLAQYTEENVVEGYMFYI
- a CDS encoding tRNA 2-thiouridine(34) synthase MnmA, producing MKETRDPSQIRVVVGMSGGVDSSVAAYLLKQQGYEVIGIFMKNWDDTDENGVCTATEDYDDVIKVCNQIGIPYYAVNFEKQYWDKVFTYFLEEYKAGRTPNPDVMCNKEIKFKAFLEHAMDLGADYLATGHYARIDRSGDGEVKMLRGIDANKDQTYFLNQLSQEQLSHVMFPIGDIEKKEVRKIAEEAGLATAKKKDSTGICFIGERNFKEFLSQYLPAQPGKMETMDGVVMGQHDGLMYYTLGQRHGLGIGGDGEPWFVLGKDLERNVLLVGQGFDNEYSYSTSLIAVKMNYTSTKKLPGKFSCTAKFRYRQTDTPVEVEILEDGCAQITFDEPVRAITPGQAVVLYDGEECLGGGTIDEVFKDNEILTYVG
- a CDS encoding cysteine desulfurase NifS, with translation MKSYIYLDHAATAPMNDKVIHAMTVAMQDVYGNASSIHGAGREARKYLDDAREVLAKSIGAQPGEIILTSGGTEADNTAILGTVNARASEGKHIITTQIEHHAVLHTCEKLERDGFDVTYLPVDEKGRVSVEDVRNALREDTILVTIMYGNNEVGTIQPIAEIGELLLEHKATFHTDAVQAYGLETLNVADLHVDLLSVSAHKINGPKGIGFLYQKTGTQLASYALGGQQEKKRRAGTENVPAIIGFATAVQIANDLREEKRALYNRFKQIMLDIFTQEKLTYHINGDVENTLPHLLNVSFAGMEVESFLVNLDMAGICVSSGSACTAGSIDPSHVLVAMFGQGAEELRNSIRFSFGQGLTEENVRYATEKTAAVVKRLAKK
- a CDS encoding recombinase RarA — translated: MHNEPLAYRMRPLSLDEIVGHQEFIGPTTALYKMIQNGHVPSMLLYGEPGIGKTSIANAIAGSSKLPFFALNATRAGKKDVEDIVQEARISGKVLLFLDEIHRFNKLQQDTLLPHVENGSIVLIGATTENPYHDVNPAIRSRCGEIYQLKRLTQENLMELVKKALADEKRGLGKQHFILTDGQIEQIAGAANGDARKALTLLESIYYASDEIDGQTIAADHIIKHLIGRIGVYGDKNGSHFYNLLSALQKSVRGSDTNAALYYLAHLLETGDLVAVSRRLLVMAYEDIGLAQPDVGAHMLAAVQAAERLGLPEARIPLASAVIEMCLASKSNSAIAAIDAAIASIHEGKTGDIPHHLRDAHYEGAKDLGHVGYQYPHNTPIGTFGGWVDQQYLPDELVGIEFYTPVIAGEEKRMAGIYEKLKSFHKEQQ